One genomic segment of Prosthecobacter fusiformis includes these proteins:
- a CDS encoding OmpP1/FadL family transporter, with protein sequence MGFFAPEVQASGIDRNGIGARSMGMAGATLADDLDAVTSAAQNPAALGFLEKSDVSLGIAGAWASGRYDNAQNEGGKLTDTWGLLPEIVYRQPLADRLAMSMSLITDSTRLADWYFRDPAGGATGTTSYGQQHHRSSIINMRAALGLGWRLTDQLALGASVGLVYNRNELTTPYTFQTQPALKGFKTLLDLETEGFGANGDLALHWKPTKDFAMAFSYRTATQFNTEGTARGDVTRQLVDAGLVGVPGEFKYDAKVATHLPQKAAVGMTWQALKKLRVGGQAEWVDWSNAYDVLEVRLANGSNPAVNATTGSKSLDDDIDLNWKDSFVFRLGFEYELTESLSLRMGYAYGSNPVSTDTLLPTTAAISEHTLALGLGYTRGRYQIDLAYQYDLPAVQHSSARSIQGPEYKDSRVKLQSHWIGLTTKIAF encoded by the coding sequence TTGGGCTTTTTTGCGCCCGAAGTGCAGGCTAGCGGCATTGACCGAAATGGCATAGGCGCACGCAGCATGGGCATGGCGGGAGCTACCTTGGCGGATGACCTGGATGCGGTGACTTCGGCAGCGCAGAACCCTGCCGCACTCGGTTTCCTGGAAAAGTCCGACGTCTCTCTGGGCATCGCGGGAGCGTGGGCAAGTGGCAGATATGACAACGCTCAAAATGAGGGTGGGAAACTTACGGATACATGGGGTCTTCTGCCGGAAATCGTCTATCGCCAGCCTTTGGCAGACAGACTGGCTATGAGCATGAGCCTGATTACGGATTCCACCCGCCTAGCGGACTGGTACTTTCGTGATCCTGCTGGCGGAGCCACCGGCACCACCAGCTATGGCCAGCAGCATCACCGCTCCTCCATCATCAATATGCGCGCTGCCCTGGGCTTGGGCTGGCGGCTGACGGATCAATTAGCCCTCGGGGCGAGTGTCGGCCTTGTTTACAACCGTAACGAACTGACCACCCCCTACACGTTCCAGACGCAGCCCGCGCTTAAAGGCTTTAAAACACTGCTGGATCTGGAAACGGAAGGCTTTGGGGCGAATGGTGATCTGGCTCTGCACTGGAAACCCACCAAGGACTTCGCCATGGCTTTCAGCTACCGCACCGCCACCCAGTTCAATACCGAGGGCACGGCGCGAGGAGATGTGACCCGCCAGCTAGTGGATGCGGGCCTGGTGGGTGTACCTGGAGAATTCAAATACGATGCCAAAGTGGCCACCCACCTGCCGCAGAAAGCCGCCGTGGGGATGACCTGGCAGGCCCTCAAAAAATTGCGTGTCGGCGGTCAGGCGGAATGGGTGGATTGGAGCAATGCCTACGATGTGCTGGAGGTGCGGCTGGCCAATGGATCCAATCCGGCCGTGAATGCCACCACAGGTTCCAAATCGCTTGATGACGACATTGATCTCAACTGGAAAGACAGCTTTGTCTTCCGTCTTGGTTTCGAATACGAACTCACCGAATCCCTGTCCCTGCGTATGGGGTATGCCTATGGCAGCAACCCGGTCTCCACGGATACATTGCTGCCCACGACGGCCGCCATTTCCGAGCATACGCTTGCTCTCGGTCTTGGTTATACTCGCGGTCGTTACCAGATCGACCTCGCCTACCAGTATGACCTTCCTGCGGTGCAGCATTCCAGTGCCCGCTCCATCCAGGGGCCGGAATACAAAGACAGCCGTGTAAAATTGCAGTCTCACTGGATTGGACTGACCACCAAGATTGCATTCTGA
- a CDS encoding ParA family protein codes for MSATTIAFLNFKGGVGKTATTVNLAAALAHYHQQRVLIVDLDPQCNASFWLMPPADWKAHVDGGRHSSFQIFQDEIMGTHRFDFDKAVVRAVPRKGGISMISRLDILPAAVQLITIEDRIHQNKYARFFEFLYKALKPHYKDYDYIFFDCPPNVYSISKNALYAAENCVVPYVPDFLSLSGFQLLAEQIEQFNDRISGFKGLRRRASIVGLLASHYKASKTHDQGLNELEVTLGRLKSEGLTHHEAKLLLPPIRHLADVSESTNEHLPVILHKPNGLGAEDYSKLAKSFHQHFQSL; via the coding sequence ATGAGTGCTACCACAATCGCGTTCCTGAATTTCAAAGGCGGTGTCGGCAAGACAGCCACGACAGTGAATCTAGCGGCTGCGCTGGCGCATTATCACCAGCAAAGGGTGCTGATTGTGGATCTGGATCCTCAGTGTAATGCCAGCTTCTGGCTGATGCCACCGGCGGACTGGAAAGCGCATGTGGATGGCGGCAGGCATTCGAGCTTCCAGATTTTTCAGGATGAAATCATGGGGACGCACCGCTTTGATTTCGACAAGGCGGTGGTCAGGGCTGTGCCGCGCAAGGGCGGTATTTCGATGATCTCCCGTCTGGACATCCTGCCTGCGGCGGTGCAGTTGATCACTATTGAAGACCGCATCCACCAGAACAAGTATGCGCGTTTTTTTGAGTTTCTGTACAAGGCTCTAAAACCGCATTACAAGGATTACGACTACATTTTCTTCGATTGCCCACCGAACGTGTACTCCATTTCAAAAAATGCACTCTATGCTGCTGAGAACTGCGTAGTGCCTTACGTGCCGGACTTTCTCTCACTCTCGGGTTTCCAGCTTCTGGCCGAGCAGATCGAGCAGTTCAATGACCGGATCAGCGGTTTTAAAGGACTGCGCAGAAGAGCTTCGATCGTTGGCTTGCTGGCCAGTCATTACAAAGCCAGCAAAACCCATGACCAGGGGCTGAATGAACTGGAGGTGACGCTGGGCCGCCTGAAATCTGAGGGGTTGACGCATCATGAGGCGAAGTTGTTGCTTCCACCCATCCGCCATCTGGCGGATGTGTCTGAATCCACCAATGAGCATCTGCCCGTGATTCTCCACAAGCCTAACGGGTTGGGTGCGGAGGACTATAGCAAGCTCGCCAAATCCTTTCACCAGCATTTCCAATCTCTCTGA
- a CDS encoding endonuclease NucS domain-containing protein, with amino-acid sequence MARTALEILRYTRTEAWVEDLLFAHPELLSPNLPPPRRQVSFAGSRVDLLFEDEEQTVLVEIKRGVIDLAALAQMKRYRVLLKQPGRLFTGYLVGASISDEAAESLKKSGGRLKFRQIGRDIPREINLCQKCRRARHQAISACPFCGEKQILR; translated from the coding sequence ATGGCACGCACCGCTCTGGAGATCCTGCGATACACCCGCACTGAGGCGTGGGTGGAGGATCTTCTTTTTGCGCATCCAGAACTCTTGTCCCCAAATCTGCCACCGCCACGGCGGCAAGTGTCGTTTGCTGGCAGCAGGGTGGACTTGCTGTTTGAGGATGAGGAACAGACAGTGCTGGTAGAGATCAAACGCGGCGTCATCGACCTAGCTGCATTGGCGCAGATGAAGCGATACCGGGTGCTTTTGAAACAGCCAGGCCGCCTTTTTACTGGCTATCTGGTGGGGGCTTCGATTTCGGACGAAGCGGCTGAATCTCTGAAAAAATCGGGAGGGCGGCTGAAGTTTCGGCAGATAGGCAGGGATATTCCAAGGGAGATTAACCTGTGCCAGAAATGCCGCCGGGCGAGGCATCAGGCGATCTCGGCCTGCCCATTTTGCGGGGAGAAACAGATTTTGCGCTGA